A genomic stretch from Caulobacter sp. FWC2 includes:
- a CDS encoding family 16 glycosylhydrolase, translating to MTFKTLAVAFALLSTVAPSLAHADEGGWKLVWSDEFDGDRLDDSKWTYAADCGGGGNDERQCYVFSPQTVSVGGGVLKLTTIKRKTQGLTNPWAGPTGPMKTGDYASGKILTKGKASWRYGRIEARARVPGGQGVWPAIWMMPERSAYGGWPRSGEIDILETVNLGAPCGSCEGGRENRIFGTIHFAGDAAGAHRQVSTGAPMPASATGFHVYAVEWSPEAIVWFVDGQRYAEAKAAQWKRDDRNMSAAPFDQPFHLILNLAFGGRWPEGANAKGVDEEALPATMEVDWVRVSQKP from the coding sequence ATGACCTTCAAGACCCTTGCTGTCGCCTTCGCCCTGCTGTCGACCGTCGCGCCAAGCCTCGCCCATGCCGATGAGGGCGGCTGGAAGCTGGTCTGGTCGGACGAGTTCGACGGCGACCGGCTGGACGACTCCAAATGGACCTACGCCGCCGACTGCGGCGGGGGCGGCAATGACGAGCGGCAGTGCTACGTGTTCAGCCCACAGACGGTGTCCGTCGGCGGCGGCGTGCTGAAGCTGACGACGATCAAGCGCAAGACCCAGGGCCTGACCAATCCGTGGGCCGGACCGACGGGGCCGATGAAGACCGGCGACTACGCCTCGGGCAAGATCCTGACCAAGGGCAAGGCCTCGTGGCGCTACGGGCGGATCGAGGCGCGGGCGCGCGTCCCCGGCGGCCAGGGCGTCTGGCCGGCGATCTGGATGATGCCGGAGCGCTCGGCCTATGGCGGCTGGCCGCGCTCGGGCGAGATTGACATCCTTGAGACGGTCAATCTGGGCGCGCCGTGCGGATCCTGCGAGGGCGGCCGCGAGAACCGGATCTTCGGCACGATCCACTTCGCCGGCGACGCGGCCGGCGCCCACAGGCAGGTCAGCACGGGCGCACCGATGCCGGCCTCCGCGACCGGCTTCCACGTCTACGCCGTCGAGTGGTCGCCCGAGGCCATCGTCTGGTTCGTCGACGGCCAGCGCTACGCCGAGGCCAAGGCGGCGCAGTGGAAGCGCGACGACCGCAACATGTCCGCCGCGCCGTTCGACCAGCCCTTCCACCTGATCCTCAACCTGGCCTTCGGCGGCCGCTGGCCCGAAGGCGCCAACGCCAAGGGCGTCGACGAAGAGGCGCTGCCGGCGACGATGGAGGTGGATTGGGTGCGGGTGAGCCAGAAACCCTAA
- a CDS encoding DNA-3-methyladenine glycosylase I, protein MTEHTRCTWKGMNGDPFYEAYHDHEWGVPEWDSRALWEKLVLDGFQAGLSWITILRKREGFRAAFADFDPEKVARFDENDRARLMADAGIIRSNGKIDAAISGARIYLDMRERGEDFGQLLWDMVGGAPIQNQWRAGEVPAQTPLAVDMAKALKARGFKFCGPVIVYAFMQATGLVNDHLVGCYRHEECRAMATRV, encoded by the coding sequence ATGACCGAGCACACGCGCTGCACCTGGAAAGGCATGAACGGCGACCCGTTCTACGAGGCCTATCACGACCACGAGTGGGGCGTGCCCGAGTGGGACAGCCGCGCCCTGTGGGAGAAGCTGGTTCTGGACGGCTTCCAGGCCGGCCTGTCGTGGATCACCATCCTGCGCAAGCGCGAGGGCTTCCGCGCCGCCTTCGCCGACTTCGATCCGGAGAAAGTCGCCCGCTTCGACGAGAACGATAGGGCGCGACTGATGGCCGACGCCGGGATCATCCGCTCGAACGGCAAGATCGACGCGGCCATATCGGGCGCGCGGATCTATCTGGACATGCGCGAGCGCGGCGAGGACTTCGGCCAGCTCCTGTGGGACATGGTCGGCGGCGCGCCGATCCAGAACCAATGGCGCGCCGGCGAGGTCCCGGCCCAGACCCCGCTGGCCGTCGACATGGCCAAGGCCCTGAAGGCCAGGGGCTTCAAGTTCTGCGGCCCGGTGATCGTCTACGCCTTCATGCAGGCCACCGGCCTGGTCAATGACCACCTGGTGGGGTGCTATCGGCATGAGGAATGCCGGGCGATGGCGACGCGGGTTTAG
- a CDS encoding folate-binding protein YgfZ codes for MSTLVVAHLASRAVIAVSGPDWKSFLQGLLTQDVETLAPGELRFAGLLTPQGKLLYDLFVAGTEDGALLDVAAQHRAAILTRLIMYRLRAKVTLEASDTPVLAVFGDGAAGPYADPRLPGLGLRAYDDRPANADEDAYEAHRLALGVPGPADWGSETTYPIEADFDLMAGIDFKKGCFVGQETTSRMKRRGVIKNRMLPIVFDGPAPAFGTEVLAGELRAGEVLSGRDGRAMALLRLDRIEGADLSADGRPVRVDRPAWLLS; via the coding sequence ATGAGCACGCTTGTTGTCGCCCACCTCGCCTCCCGCGCCGTCATCGCCGTGTCCGGCCCGGACTGGAAGAGCTTCCTGCAAGGCCTGCTGACCCAGGACGTCGAGACCCTCGCGCCGGGCGAGCTGCGCTTCGCAGGCCTGCTGACGCCGCAGGGCAAGCTGCTCTACGACCTGTTCGTGGCCGGGACGGAAGACGGCGCCCTGCTGGACGTGGCGGCCCAGCACCGCGCGGCGATCCTGACGCGGCTGATCATGTACCGCCTGCGCGCCAAGGTGACGCTGGAGGCCAGCGATACGCCGGTGCTGGCGGTGTTCGGCGACGGCGCCGCCGGCCCCTATGCCGACCCGCGCCTGCCGGGCCTGGGCCTGCGCGCCTATGACGACCGCCCGGCGAACGCCGACGAGGACGCCTACGAGGCCCACCGCCTGGCGCTGGGCGTTCCCGGCCCCGCCGACTGGGGCAGCGAGACCACCTATCCGATCGAGGCCGACTTCGACCTGATGGCCGGCATCGACTTCAAGAAGGGCTGCTTCGTCGGCCAGGAAACCACCAGCCGCATGAAGCGGCGTGGCGTGATCAAGAACCGCATGTTGCCGATCGTCTTCGACGGCCCCGCCCCGGCCTTCGGGACCGAGGTGCTGGCCGGCGAGCTTCGGGCCGGCGAGGTGCTGAGCGGCCGCGACGGCCGGGCCATGGCCCTGCTGCGCCTCGACCGCATCGAGGGCGCGGACCTGAGCGCCGACGGCCGACCGGTCCGGGTGGACCGACCGGCCTGGCTGCTGTCTTAG
- a CDS encoding glycosyltransferase family 9 protein — MTQRAFPILFITATRIGDAVLSSGLIKMLADQIPNARFTIVAGPLAAPLFAHVPGLDRVIVMEKGKGKGHWFKLWRQVRHKKWSLIVDLRGSATALFLRRDKRAIWKKLPGEVVHKVVDAARTLKLEGDPPAPHLYITPDVQALADDLLAGDGPILAVGPAANWVGKVWPIERFTQTAARLLDKDGPMAGGRLLILGGPEDTRMVDELRMASARGRTIDLTGKVDLLTAYACLKRARLFIGNDSGLMHIAAAAGAPTLGLFGPSDERRYSPWGDQAVAVRGPRTFDQFLAVDPDLSQAIRHMSDLPVATVVREAKALLLRTAPAAEVSPQEAVVEETIAEQVAGVEIAPPTEEPSPEPVEAVVAEVSSEDAVVEEALIEDRELEEVAPSAAHPRESGDPS; from the coding sequence ATGACACAGCGGGCCTTCCCGATTCTCTTCATCACGGCCACCCGCATCGGTGATGCGGTGCTTTCGTCCGGCCTTATCAAGATGCTGGCCGACCAGATCCCCAACGCGCGCTTCACGATCGTCGCCGGCCCGCTGGCCGCGCCGCTGTTCGCCCACGTGCCGGGCCTGGACCGCGTGATCGTCATGGAGAAGGGCAAGGGCAAGGGCCACTGGTTCAAGCTCTGGCGGCAGGTGCGCCACAAGAAGTGGAGCCTGATCGTCGACCTGCGCGGCTCGGCTACGGCCCTCTTCCTGCGCCGCGACAAGCGGGCGATCTGGAAGAAGCTGCCGGGCGAGGTGGTGCACAAGGTGGTCGACGCCGCCCGCACCCTGAAGCTGGAAGGCGATCCGCCCGCGCCGCACCTCTACATCACCCCCGACGTCCAGGCCCTGGCGGACGACCTGCTGGCCGGGGACGGGCCGATCCTGGCCGTCGGACCGGCCGCCAACTGGGTCGGCAAGGTCTGGCCGATCGAGCGCTTCACCCAGACGGCGGCCCGGCTGCTGGACAAGGACGGCCCGATGGCCGGCGGACGCCTGCTGATCCTGGGCGGACCGGAAGATACCCGCATGGTCGACGAGCTGCGCATGGCCTCCGCGCGCGGCCGGACCATCGACCTGACCGGCAAGGTCGACCTGCTGACCGCCTATGCCTGCCTGAAGCGCGCGCGGCTGTTCATCGGCAACGACTCGGGCCTGATGCACATCGCCGCCGCCGCCGGCGCGCCGACCCTCGGCCTGTTCGGCCCCTCGGACGAGCGCCGCTACTCCCCCTGGGGCGACCAAGCCGTGGCCGTACGTGGGCCTCGCACCTTCGACCAGTTCCTGGCCGTCGACCCCGATCTCTCCCAGGCCATCCGCCACATGAGCGACCTGCCGGTGGCCACCGTGGTCCGCGAAGCCAAGGCCCTGCTGCTCCGCACCGCCCCCGCCGCCGAGGTCTCGCCGCAGGAAGCGGTGGTCGAGGAGACGATCGCGGAGCAAGTCGCCGGCGTCGAGATCGCGCCGCCGACGGAGGAGCCTTCGCCAGAGCCCGTCGAGGCGGTGGTTGCCGAAGTCTCGTCTGAAGACGCCGTCGTCGAGGAAGCGCTGATCGAGGACCGTGAACTCGAAGAGGTCGCCCCCTCCGCCGCTCATCCCCGCGAAAGCGGGGACCCAAGCTGA
- a CDS encoding dihydroorotase → MTQTFDLIVRGGEVVNHAGRGITDIGVRGGKIVAIGDLSHASAGEVFDATGLTVLPGVIDSQVHFREPGLEWKEDLESGSRGAALGGVVAVFEMPNTEPTTTDPDALADKLARAKNRMHTDHAFYVGGTHENANFLGELERLPGCCGIKVFMGASTGSLLVQDDEGVENVLRHVNRRAAFHSEDEYRLADRRHLARPGDWTSHPEVRDAQAALQSTHRLVRIAKNLGKRIHVLHVTTKEEIDFLAQNKDVASVEVTPQHLTLVAPEAYERLKGFAQMNPPIRSADHVAGVWRGIEAGIADVLGSDHAPHTREEKARPYPASPSGMPGVQTLVPVMLTHVVDGKLSLERFVDLTSHGVNRVFGLADKGRIAEGFDADFTIVDMKARKVITHDQMANRAGWTPFDGFEAKAWPVATIVRGIVVMRDDEIVAEGRGEPVRFLETLSG, encoded by the coding sequence ATGACCCAGACCTTCGACCTGATCGTGCGCGGCGGCGAAGTGGTCAACCACGCGGGACGCGGGATCACCGACATCGGCGTCCGAGGCGGCAAGATCGTCGCCATCGGCGACCTGTCCCACGCCTCGGCCGGCGAGGTGTTCGACGCCACGGGCCTCACGGTCCTGCCGGGCGTGATCGACAGCCAGGTCCACTTCCGCGAGCCGGGCCTGGAGTGGAAGGAAGACCTGGAGAGCGGCTCGCGCGGCGCGGCCCTGGGCGGCGTGGTCGCCGTGTTCGAGATGCCCAACACCGAGCCGACCACCACCGATCCCGACGCCCTGGCCGACAAGCTGGCCCGCGCCAAGAACCGGATGCACACCGACCACGCCTTCTATGTCGGCGGCACCCACGAGAACGCCAACTTCCTGGGCGAGCTGGAGCGCCTGCCGGGCTGTTGCGGCATCAAGGTATTTATGGGCGCCTCGACCGGCTCGCTGCTGGTGCAGGACGACGAGGGCGTCGAGAACGTGCTGCGCCACGTCAACCGCCGCGCGGCGTTCCACTCCGAGGACGAATACCGCCTGGCCGACCGCCGCCACCTGGCCCGTCCCGGCGACTGGACCAGCCACCCGGAGGTGCGCGACGCCCAGGCCGCCCTGCAGTCGACCCACCGCCTGGTCCGCATCGCCAAGAACCTCGGCAAGCGCATCCACGTGCTGCACGTCACGACCAAGGAAGAGATCGACTTCCTGGCCCAGAACAAGGACGTCGCCAGCGTCGAGGTCACGCCCCAGCACCTGACCCTGGTGGCGCCCGAGGCCTATGAGCGCCTGAAGGGCTTTGCCCAGATGAATCCGCCGATCCGCTCGGCCGACCACGTGGCCGGCGTCTGGCGCGGGATCGAGGCCGGCATCGCCGACGTGCTGGGCAGTGACCACGCTCCCCACACCCGCGAGGAGAAGGCCCGCCCCTATCCGGCCTCGCCCTCGGGCATGCCGGGCGTGCAGACCCTGGTGCCGGTCATGCTGACCCACGTGGTCGACGGCAAGCTCAGCCTCGAGCGCTTCGTCGACCTGACCAGCCACGGCGTCAACCGCGTGTTCGGCCTGGCCGACAAGGGCCGCATCGCCGAGGGCTTCGACGCCGACTTCACCATCGTCGACATGAAGGCCCGCAAGGTCATCACCCACGACCAGATGGCCAACCGCGCCGGCTGGACCCCCTTCGACGGCTTCGAAGCCAAGGCCTGGCCGGTGGCGACCATCGTGCGCGGCATCGTGGTCATGCGCGACGACGAGATCGTCGCCGAAGGTCGTGGCGAGCCGGTGCGGTTCCTGGAGACGCTGAGCGGCTAG
- a CDS encoding feruloyl-CoA synthase — MDTSDSAPFRDARYAPRALDVERHGDTLILRNPMAYSDAVRTTTQPLARWAVEAPDRVWLAERDGDDWRKVSYGEAKAKIEALAGGLAGLGLSRGRPLLILARNGIDHALIAYAAMSLGAPAAPVSPQYGLKGADLTRLQHAVERLKPAAVYADDAEAFGDALAAPFLAGLPVVVSRNARPGDVAFDDLLKSAPLSPVAQPDDIAKLLLTSGSTGRPKAVVCTHANIALNAAQIEACYADPEPPVLVNSAPWSHSLGANAILHMVLHRGGTLYIDAGQPVPGRFAETVRNLSEVSTTYHNMVPAGWGLFVGELERDEALAAKFFEKVRVLQYGGASMAQSILDRVQAVAVKTVGERITFAAGYGATETGPTACNIHWLNARSGMVGLPTPGTAVKLVPAGDSGKFEIRVKGPQVSPGYLDQPEATIQAFDEDGFYRLGDAARLADPEDPAAGLVFDGRLVENFKLASGTFVAAGALRVAAVSAIGGVVSDAVVCGEGQDGVGLMLFLDAKACERLKNEREGDGEAVRAAIVDGLSRMNASAKGGGGKVLRALILDGAPDAASGELTDKGYINQAMARDRRPRELARLFAENPDAGVLIF, encoded by the coding sequence ATGGACACTTCCGACTCCGCCCCCTTCCGCGACGCCCGCTACGCGCCCCGGGCGCTGGACGTCGAACGTCACGGCGACACCCTGATCCTGCGCAATCCGATGGCCTATTCGGACGCGGTGCGGACGACCACTCAGCCCCTGGCGCGCTGGGCCGTCGAGGCGCCGGACCGGGTCTGGCTGGCGGAACGAGACGGCGACGATTGGCGAAAGGTGAGCTACGGCGAGGCCAAGGCCAAGATCGAAGCCCTGGCCGGCGGGCTCGCGGGCCTGGGCCTCTCGCGCGGCCGGCCGCTGCTGATCCTGGCCCGCAACGGGATCGACCACGCCCTGATCGCCTATGCCGCCATGAGCCTGGGCGCGCCGGCCGCGCCGGTGTCGCCGCAGTATGGGCTGAAGGGTGCGGACCTGACCCGGCTGCAGCACGCCGTCGAGCGGCTGAAGCCCGCCGCCGTCTATGCCGACGACGCCGAAGCGTTCGGCGACGCCCTGGCCGCGCCGTTCCTGGCTGGCCTGCCGGTCGTGGTCAGCCGCAACGCGCGGCCGGGCGACGTGGCCTTCGACGACCTGCTGAAGAGCGCGCCGCTCTCGCCGGTCGCCCAGCCCGACGACATCGCCAAGCTGCTGCTGACCTCCGGCTCGACGGGGCGGCCCAAGGCGGTGGTCTGCACCCATGCCAATATCGCGCTGAACGCCGCCCAGATCGAAGCCTGCTACGCCGATCCCGAGCCGCCGGTGCTGGTCAATTCCGCGCCGTGGAGCCACAGCCTGGGGGCCAACGCCATACTGCATATGGTGCTGCATCGCGGCGGGACCCTGTACATCGACGCCGGCCAGCCCGTGCCCGGCCGTTTCGCCGAGACGGTGCGGAACCTCAGCGAGGTGTCGACGACCTATCACAACATGGTCCCCGCCGGCTGGGGGCTGTTCGTCGGCGAGCTGGAGCGCGATGAGGCGCTGGCGGCGAAGTTCTTCGAAAAGGTCCGGGTGCTGCAGTACGGCGGGGCGTCGATGGCCCAGTCGATCCTCGATCGCGTCCAGGCCGTGGCGGTGAAGACCGTCGGTGAACGGATCACCTTCGCCGCAGGCTATGGCGCGACCGAGACGGGGCCGACGGCCTGCAACATCCACTGGCTGAACGCGCGCTCGGGCATGGTCGGTCTGCCGACGCCGGGCACGGCGGTGAAGCTGGTGCCTGCCGGCGACAGCGGCAAGTTCGAGATCCGGGTGAAGGGGCCGCAGGTCTCGCCGGGCTATCTGGATCAGCCGGAAGCCACCATACAGGCCTTCGACGAGGACGGCTTCTATCGCCTGGGCGACGCCGCCCGGCTGGCCGATCCGGAGGATCCGGCGGCGGGGCTGGTGTTCGACGGACGACTGGTCGAGAACTTCAAGTTGGCCAGCGGCACCTTCGTGGCGGCGGGCGCCCTGCGGGTGGCGGCGGTGTCGGCGATCGGCGGTGTGGTCTCCGACGCGGTGGTTTGCGGCGAGGGCCAGGACGGGGTGGGCCTGATGCTGTTCCTCGACGCCAAGGCCTGCGAGCGGCTAAAAAACGAAAGAGAGGGTGACGGCGAAGCGGTGAGGGCCGCGATCGTCGATGGCCTCTCGCGGATGAACGCCTCGGCCAAGGGCGGCGGCGGCAAGGTGCTGCGCGCCCTGATCCTGGACGGCGCCCCCGACGCGGCCAGCGGCGAGCTGACCGACAAGGGCTATATCAACCAGGCGATGGCGCGGGACCGCCGGCCGAGAGAACTGGCGCGGCTGTTCGCGGAGAACCCCGATGCGGGGGTGCTGATCTTCTGA
- a CDS encoding lysoplasmalogenase: MPGMSTAARWTLIASVIAGVSYVATWGLTLPPSVETAWKGAGVALLAVHAALRARSLDGWLLTAVMAFGAGGDVLLETHGLTVGAVSFLLGHVVASVLYLRHYRGGSVAPLVVAPAVVWASRLLSSGDNGVTAYSLFLAVMAATALMSRFPFKTVGLGALMFVVSDLLIFGRLGPLPDNLITGLAVWGLYYFGQLLICLGVAPNLTQTAHPRESGDPS, encoded by the coding sequence ATGCCAGGGATGAGCACGGCCGCGCGGTGGACGCTGATCGCGTCCGTCATCGCCGGCGTCAGCTATGTCGCGACCTGGGGGCTGACCCTGCCGCCGAGTGTCGAGACCGCCTGGAAGGGCGCCGGCGTGGCGCTGCTAGCGGTCCATGCGGCGCTGCGAGCCCGGTCGCTCGACGGCTGGCTGCTGACGGCGGTCATGGCGTTCGGCGCGGGCGGCGACGTATTGCTCGAGACCCATGGCCTGACGGTTGGGGCGGTGTCGTTCCTGCTGGGCCATGTGGTGGCCAGTGTCCTCTACCTGCGCCACTACCGGGGAGGCTCGGTAGCGCCGTTAGTCGTGGCCCCCGCCGTGGTTTGGGCCTCCCGCCTGCTGTCCAGCGGCGACAACGGTGTCACGGCCTACAGCCTGTTCCTGGCGGTGATGGCCGCCACCGCGCTGATGAGCCGCTTCCCGTTCAAGACCGTCGGCCTGGGCGCTTTGATGTTCGTGGTCTCCGACCTGCTGATCTTCGGCCGCCTGGGACCGCTGCCGGACAATCTGATCACCGGCCTGGCGGTCTGGGGACTCTACTATTTCGGTCAGCTGCTGATCTGTTTGGGGGTGGCCCCAAACCTCACCCAAACCGCTCATCCCCGCGAAAGCGGGGACCCAAGCTGA
- a CDS encoding acetolactate synthase large subunit has translation MNGADALITTLADNGVVACFANPGTSEMQFVSALDREPRMRSVLCLFEGVATGAADGYGRMAGKPACTLLHLGPGYANGAANLHNARRAYTPVVNVIGDHATYHRGFDAPLNSDIAALAAPNALWVHSAETADSVGPLAAEAIIASYGTPGGNACLILPADAAWNEATVKGPVVTPPAFAAPDMAVIDTVAKALGNAKTPVLLVGSGACGEAALAAAGRLAAHGVRVLTDTFTSRQARGEGRFRPDKLPYFGEQALKDLDGVDLMVLVSTQRPVAFFAYPDRPSVLVPEGCSVETLCGREVDAAAALNALADAIGAPATAALETYAAPDAPAGRLDAWAIGASVARHMPTDTVISDDAVTAGLPIFTQTKAARAHDWLSLTGGAIGQGIPLAIGAAVACPDRKVLALTGDGAGMYTVQGLWTIVREQLDVTVVVFANHAYRILGIELSRTGAGNPGPAASRLLDLGDPRIDWVKLAQGMGMAAERVETAEAFDDAFARAMAAPGPRLIEAAL, from the coding sequence ATGAACGGCGCGGACGCCCTGATCACCACCCTGGCCGACAACGGGGTCGTCGCCTGCTTCGCCAATCCCGGCACCAGCGAGATGCAGTTCGTCTCGGCCCTGGACCGCGAGCCGCGCATGCGCTCGGTGCTGTGCCTGTTCGAAGGCGTGGCGACCGGGGCCGCCGACGGCTATGGCCGCATGGCCGGCAAGCCCGCCTGCACCCTGCTGCACCTGGGGCCAGGCTACGCCAACGGCGCGGCCAACCTGCACAACGCCCGGAGGGCGTACACGCCGGTGGTCAATGTCATCGGCGACCACGCCACCTATCATCGGGGCTTCGACGCGCCGCTGAACAGCGACATCGCCGCCCTGGCCGCTCCCAACGCGCTCTGGGTCCACTCGGCCGAGACCGCCGACAGCGTCGGCCCGCTGGCCGCCGAGGCGATCATCGCCAGCTATGGGACGCCAGGCGGCAACGCCTGCCTGATCCTGCCCGCCGACGCGGCCTGGAACGAGGCGACGGTCAAGGGACCGGTGGTGACGCCGCCGGCCTTCGCCGCGCCCGACATGGCCGTGATCGACACGGTCGCCAAGGCGCTCGGAAACGCCAAGACGCCGGTGCTGCTGGTGGGCTCGGGCGCTTGCGGCGAGGCCGCCCTGGCCGCCGCCGGGCGGCTGGCGGCGCACGGCGTCCGCGTGCTGACCGACACCTTCACGTCGCGCCAGGCCCGGGGCGAGGGCCGCTTCCGGCCCGACAAGCTGCCCTATTTCGGCGAACAGGCCCTGAAGGACCTCGACGGCGTCGACCTGATGGTCCTGGTCTCGACCCAGCGGCCTGTGGCCTTCTTCGCCTATCCGGACCGGCCCAGCGTGCTGGTCCCCGAAGGCTGCTCGGTCGAGACCCTGTGCGGTCGGGAGGTCGATGCGGCGGCGGCCCTGAACGCCCTGGCCGACGCGATCGGCGCGCCGGCGACGGCGGCGCTCGAGACCTATGCCGCGCCCGACGCCCCGGCCGGTCGCCTGGACGCCTGGGCGATCGGCGCCTCGGTCGCGCGACACATGCCGACGGACACGGTGATCTCCGACGACGCGGTGACCGCGGGCCTGCCGATCTTCACCCAGACCAAGGCGGCCCGGGCTCACGACTGGCTGTCCCTGACCGGCGGCGCGATCGGCCAGGGCATTCCGCTGGCGATCGGCGCGGCCGTGGCTTGCCCTGACCGCAAGGTCCTGGCCCTGACCGGCGACGGGGCGGGCATGTACACGGTGCAGGGCCTGTGGACGATCGTCCGCGAGCAGCTGGATGTCACCGTCGTGGTCTTCGCCAACCACGCCTACCGGATCCTCGGCATCGAGCTCTCCCGCACCGGGGCCGGCAATCCGGGGCCGGCGGCCTCGCGCCTGCTGGACCTGGGCGATCCGCGCATCGACTGGGTGAAGCTGGCCCAGGGCATGGGCATGGCGGCCGAGCGCGTCGAGACCGCCGAAGCCTTCGACGACGCCTTCGCCCGGGCCATGGCCGCGCCCGGCCCGCGCCTGATCGAGGCGGCGCTGTAG
- a CDS encoding MBL fold metallo-hydrolase has product MRDGFEEEAAPEAPDVRKAGRLVYPFETAPEAGSGGAVEVAPGVLWLRMPLGGSLQFINVWAIQDGEGWAIVDTGVQTRETSQAWRDAFAGALGGKPVTRVIVTHLHPDHIGLAGWITRKFDCRLWMTRLEYFQCRMLVADTGREAPEDGVKFFHAAGWDEDAIENYKARFGGFGKAIYALPDSYRRLSDGEDFDIGGKTWRVVTGQGHSPDHACLWCPELNVLISGDQVLPRISSNVSVFPTEPEADPLSDWLRSLAKVKATVPDDVIVLPAHNDPFEGLHTRIDGLISGHERGLARLEKKLAEPKRVVDTFGALFARQIGPDLLGMATGEALAHLNCLVGRGKVRREVDGEGVAWYAAFSSLD; this is encoded by the coding sequence ATGCGCGACGGATTTGAGGAAGAAGCGGCGCCCGAGGCGCCGGACGTCCGGAAGGCCGGGCGGCTGGTCTATCCGTTCGAGACCGCGCCCGAGGCCGGTTCGGGCGGCGCGGTCGAGGTCGCGCCGGGCGTCCTGTGGCTGCGTATGCCGCTGGGCGGCTCACTGCAGTTCATCAATGTCTGGGCCATCCAGGATGGCGAGGGCTGGGCGATCGTCGACACCGGCGTCCAGACCCGCGAGACCAGTCAGGCCTGGCGCGACGCCTTCGCCGGCGCGCTGGGCGGCAAGCCGGTCACCCGGGTGATCGTCACCCACCTGCACCCGGACCATATCGGCCTGGCCGGCTGGATCACCCGCAAGTTCGACTGTCGGCTGTGGATGACGCGGCTGGAATATTTCCAGTGCCGGATGCTGGTCGCCGACACCGGCCGCGAGGCGCCCGAGGACGGGGTGAAGTTCTTCCACGCCGCCGGCTGGGACGAGGACGCCATCGAGAACTACAAGGCCCGCTTCGGCGGCTTCGGCAAGGCGATCTACGCCCTGCCCGACAGCTACCGTCGGCTGTCGGACGGCGAGGACTTCGACATCGGCGGCAAGACCTGGCGGGTGGTGACGGGGCAGGGACACTCGCCCGACCACGCCTGCCTTTGGTGCCCCGAACTCAATGTGCTGATCTCCGGAGACCAGGTGCTGCCCCGCATCTCGTCCAATGTCTCGGTGTTCCCGACCGAGCCGGAGGCCGATCCGTTGAGCGACTGGTTGCGGTCGCTGGCCAAGGTTAAGGCGACGGTTCCCGACGACGTGATCGTCCTGCCCGCCCACAACGATCCGTTCGAGGGGCTGCACACTCGGATCGACGGCCTGATCTCCGGCCACGAGCGCGGCTTGGCGCGGCTGGAGAAGAAGCTGGCCGAGCCCAAGCGCGTGGTCGACACCTTCGGCGCCTTGTTCGCCCGGCAGATCGGGCCGGACCTTCTGGGCATGGCGACGGGCGAGGCGCTGGCCCATCTCAACTGCCTGGTCGGTCGCGGCAAGGTCCGGCGCGAGGTCGATGGCGAGGGCGTGGCCTGGTACGCGGCTTTTTCTAGTCTCGACTAG
- a CDS encoding MarR family winged helix-turn-helix transcriptional regulator, translating to MSVSADRRLIFLLNAGHRRVQRWIEGKMAAKGGLTAAQSGVLFYLGEQDGALIGEAADALDLAPSAMTGLIDRMTRAELVERQADPKDGRAMRLHLTDKGRAARQAAKAGLNGVNAHLTEGFTDEEIGVVARWLASLQTKFPKGE from the coding sequence ATGTCCGTGTCCGCCGACCGCCGTCTCATCTTCCTGCTCAACGCCGGCCATCGGCGCGTGCAGCGCTGGATCGAGGGCAAGATGGCGGCCAAGGGCGGCCTGACCGCCGCCCAGTCGGGGGTGCTGTTCTATCTGGGGGAGCAGGACGGCGCGCTGATCGGCGAGGCCGCCGACGCCCTGGACCTGGCCCCCTCGGCCATGACCGGCCTGATCGACCGCATGACCCGCGCCGAGCTGGTCGAGCGCCAGGCCGATCCCAAGGACGGCCGCGCCATGCGCCTGCACCTGACCGACAAGGGCCGCGCCGCCCGCCAGGCCGCGAAGGCGGGCCTCAACGGCGTCAACGCCCACCTGACCGAAGGCTTCACGGACGAGGAGATCGGCGTCGTCGCGCGCTGGCTCGCCAGTCTGCAGACCAAATTCCCCAAGGGAGAATGA